A part of Melittangium boletus DSM 14713 genomic DNA contains:
- the asd gene encoding aspartate-semialdehyde dehydrogenase has product MAKLRAVLIGATGLAGQQFISALKDHPHIELTGLAASPRSAGKSYVEALRAANGMTAWFVPEALPESIAKMKVVSGEEIQARDYDIAFSAVESDVAKDLEPRLARDIPVFSAASAFRYEADVPLVIPPVNAAHSDLIRAQQKQRGWKGFIVPIPNCTTTGLAITLAPLAERFGVRSVLMTSMQAMSGAGRSPGVIGLDILDNVIPYIPKEEEKVQVETKKILGSLAHGVITPHDIQVSCTCTRVAVLEGHTESVFVSLAEKASVKDVVAAMREWRGAEVARGLPSAPPQWIEVLDEPFRPQPRLDRDTHAGMATTVGRVREDNVLPNGFKYVLVSHNTKMGAAKGAILVAELMHAQGLLR; this is encoded by the coding sequence ATGGCCAAGCTTCGTGCCGTGCTCATCGGCGCCACCGGACTCGCCGGCCAGCAGTTCATCTCCGCGCTCAAGGATCATCCCCACATCGAGCTCACGGGCCTGGCGGCCTCGCCGCGCTCCGCGGGCAAGTCCTATGTGGAGGCACTTCGCGCCGCCAATGGAATGACCGCCTGGTTCGTTCCCGAGGCGCTTCCGGAGTCGATCGCGAAGATGAAGGTGGTGAGCGGAGAGGAGATCCAGGCCAGGGACTACGACATCGCCTTCTCGGCGGTGGAGTCGGACGTGGCCAAGGACCTGGAGCCCCGGCTCGCCCGGGACATCCCCGTGTTCTCCGCGGCCAGCGCCTTCCGTTACGAGGCGGACGTGCCGCTGGTGATTCCCCCGGTGAATGCCGCCCACTCGGATCTGATCCGCGCGCAGCAGAAGCAGCGGGGCTGGAAGGGCTTCATCGTCCCCATTCCCAACTGCACCACCACGGGTCTGGCCATCACCCTGGCGCCGCTCGCCGAGCGCTTCGGCGTGCGCTCCGTGTTGATGACCTCCATGCAGGCCATGTCCGGCGCGGGCCGCTCGCCGGGCGTCATCGGCCTGGACATCCTGGACAATGTCATCCCCTACATCCCCAAGGAGGAGGAGAAGGTCCAGGTGGAGACGAAGAAGATCCTCGGCTCGCTGGCCCACGGCGTCATCACCCCGCATGACATCCAGGTGTCGTGCACCTGTACCCGGGTGGCGGTGCTCGAGGGTCACACCGAGTCCGTCTTCGTGTCGCTGGCCGAGAAGGCGTCCGTGAAGGACGTGGTGGCGGCGATGCGCGAGTGGCGGGGCGCCGAGGTGGCGCGAGGGCTGCCCTCGGCTCCTCCCCAGTGGATCGAGGTGCTCGACGAGCCCTTCCGCCCCCAGCCGCGCCTGGACCGGGACACCCACGCGGGCATGGCCACCACCGTGGGCCGGGTGCGCGAGGACAACGTCCTCC
- a CDS encoding rhodanese-like domain-containing protein has protein sequence MIQARMPCTELFVRLGDDEVLVLDCRDPSDWERYGLHIPGALWMTFEEILQDAAVLPDDELIVLCGCAPDGSDTRRVCRLLQRQGFQVVCLEGGLQGWLTEGLPVEYHFAGASASQVC, from the coding sequence GTGATCCAAGCCCGTATGCCTTGTACCGAGTTGTTCGTGCGGCTGGGGGACGACGAGGTCCTCGTCCTCGATTGCCGTGACCCCTCCGACTGGGAGCGCTATGGGCTGCACATTCCGGGCGCCTTGTGGATGACCTTCGAGGAGATTCTCCAGGACGCGGCGGTCCTCCCCGACGACGAACTCATCGTCCTATGTGGGTGTGCGCCGGATGGCTCCGATACCCGCAGGGTCTGCCGTCTGCTGCAGCGTCAGGGGTTCCAGGTAGTGTGTCTGGAGGGAGGTCTCCAGGGGTGGCTCACCGAGGGACTGCCCGTCGAATACCACTTCGCCGGAGCCTCGGCCTCCCAGGTCTGCTGA
- the purL gene encoding phosphoribosylformylglycinamidine synthase produces MLTLRGAPALSEFRLAKLLARCQELEPSVASVYAEFVHFLDVPESLSEPERALVDSLLEYGPRLARQAPRGSLLLVIPRPGTLSPWSSKATDIFQNCGLKGVRRIERGTAYWVADAAGQPLPPERSAVLQPLLHDRMTQAVVAREEDAAILFTGHTAKSFTTVDVLSGGRAALVDANRALGLALADDEIDYLVERFTQLQRHPTDVELMMFAQANSEHCRHKIFNATWTVDGVAQERSLFQSIKNTYAAHPEGVLSAYKDNAAVMEGFEVERLFPEPASGEYRFHREPTHILMKVETHNHPTAISPHPGASTGAGGEIRDEGATGRGAKPKAGLTGFSVSNLRIPGYEQPWETPYGKPERIVSALDVMIEGPLGGAAFNNEFGRPNLCGYFRSFELQVPTLDGVEVRGYHKPIMLAGGLGNIRASHVRKGTLRPGDRIVVLGGPAMLIGLGGGAASSMTQGSSAADLDFASVQRDNPEMERRCQEVIDQCWALGDDNPIRSIHDVGAGGLSNAVPELIHDNDLGGRFELREVPNAEPGMAPVEIWCNEAQERYVLAIAPEDVVRFAALCERERAPFAVLGEATAEQVLKVSDQRFDNAPIDIPMDVLFGKAPRMHRDVKSRPLVHAELKLEAPVGELLSRVLGHPTVADKGFLITIGDRSVSGLTARDQMVGPWQVPVADCAVTLSAHAGYTGEAMSVGERTPVALVDAAASARMAVGEALTNIASARIGKLGDVKLSANWMAAAGSPGEDANLYAAVKAVGMELCPALGLTIPVGKDSMSMRTVWQERGERKAVTSPLSLIISAFAPVLDVRRSLTPQLREPDADTRLLFVDLAEGQQRLGGSVLAQVYSQVGPRCPDVERPEVLRGFFAAMQALNEAGLVLAYHDRSDGGLITSLVEMAFAGHCGVEVDVGPLGPDAIAALFNEELGAVLQLRAGDLSRVREVLAAHGLDAHAHELGRPRPALKVRVNQGGRVLLEEDVTALRAGWSRVSLEMQKLRDNPRCAEEEFAAKCDPADPGLSSRLTFDPAEDVAAPFIAKGARPRVAILREQGVNSQLEMARAFLRAGFSAVDVHMSDILAGRVSLKDFEGLAACGGFSYGDVLGAGGGWARSILFNARARDEFAAFFARTGTFSLGICNGCQMMAQLRDLIPGAGHFPSFVRNASEQFEARLVQVEVAESPSLFFQGMAGSRIPIVSSHGEGRAEFVSAEAQAKVDGLVPVRFVDNHGRVTEAYPANPNGSPGGLAGVTSRDGRVTIMMPHPERVSRSVQYSWCPPEWGEDSPWMRLFRNARATLG; encoded by the coding sequence ATGCTCACCCTGCGTGGCGCCCCCGCCCTCTCCGAGTTCCGTCTGGCCAAGCTGCTCGCTCGCTGCCAGGAGCTGGAGCCTTCCGTGGCCTCCGTCTATGCGGAGTTCGTCCACTTCCTCGATGTTCCGGAATCCCTCTCCGAGCCCGAGCGGGCCCTGGTGGACTCGCTGCTGGAGTACGGCCCGCGACTCGCCCGCCAGGCGCCTCGGGGCAGCCTGCTGCTCGTCATCCCTCGGCCCGGCACGCTTTCCCCCTGGTCCTCCAAGGCCACGGACATCTTCCAGAACTGCGGCTTGAAGGGCGTGCGGCGCATCGAGCGCGGCACCGCCTATTGGGTCGCCGACGCGGCGGGCCAACCCCTCCCGCCCGAGCGGTCCGCCGTCCTCCAGCCCCTCCTTCATGATCGGATGACCCAGGCCGTGGTGGCGCGCGAGGAGGACGCGGCCATCCTCTTCACCGGACACACGGCGAAGTCGTTCACCACCGTGGATGTGCTGAGCGGGGGCCGCGCCGCGCTCGTCGACGCCAACCGGGCGCTGGGTCTGGCCCTGGCCGACGATGAGATCGACTACCTGGTGGAGCGCTTCACCCAGCTCCAGCGCCACCCCACCGACGTGGAGCTGATGATGTTCGCCCAGGCGAACAGCGAGCACTGCCGGCACAAGATCTTCAACGCCACGTGGACGGTGGATGGGGTGGCCCAGGAGCGCTCGCTCTTCCAGTCCATCAAGAACACCTACGCGGCCCATCCCGAGGGCGTGCTGTCGGCGTACAAGGACAACGCCGCCGTGATGGAGGGCTTCGAGGTGGAGCGCCTCTTCCCGGAGCCGGCCAGCGGCGAGTACCGCTTCCACCGCGAGCCCACGCACATCCTGATGAAGGTGGAGACGCACAACCATCCCACGGCGATTTCTCCCCATCCCGGGGCCTCCACGGGCGCGGGCGGGGAGATCCGGGACGAGGGCGCCACGGGCCGGGGCGCGAAGCCCAAGGCGGGCCTGACCGGCTTCTCCGTGTCGAACCTGCGCATCCCCGGGTACGAGCAGCCGTGGGAAACCCCTTACGGCAAGCCCGAGCGCATCGTGTCCGCGCTCGACGTCATGATCGAGGGCCCCCTGGGCGGCGCCGCCTTCAACAACGAGTTTGGCCGGCCCAACCTGTGTGGCTACTTCCGCAGCTTCGAGCTCCAGGTGCCCACGCTCGACGGGGTCGAGGTACGGGGCTACCACAAGCCCATCATGCTCGCGGGAGGCCTGGGCAACATCCGGGCGAGTCACGTGCGCAAGGGCACGTTGCGGCCGGGGGATCGGATCGTCGTGCTGGGTGGCCCGGCGATGCTCATCGGCCTCGGGGGTGGGGCGGCGTCGTCGATGACGCAGGGCTCGAGCGCGGCGGACCTCGACTTCGCCTCGGTGCAGCGCGACAACCCGGAAATGGAGCGGCGCTGCCAGGAGGTCATCGACCAGTGCTGGGCGCTGGGGGATGACAACCCCATCCGCTCCATTCACGACGTGGGGGCGGGCGGCCTGTCCAACGCGGTGCCGGAGCTCATCCACGACAACGACCTGGGCGGACGCTTCGAGCTGCGCGAGGTGCCCAACGCCGAGCCGGGCATGGCGCCGGTGGAGATCTGGTGCAACGAGGCCCAGGAGCGCTACGTGTTGGCGATCGCGCCCGAGGACGTGGTGCGCTTCGCGGCGCTGTGCGAGCGCGAGCGCGCGCCCTTCGCGGTGCTGGGCGAGGCCACGGCCGAGCAGGTGTTGAAGGTGAGCGATCAGCGCTTCGACAACGCCCCCATCGACATTCCCATGGACGTGCTCTTCGGCAAGGCGCCGCGCATGCACCGGGACGTGAAGTCGCGTCCGCTCGTGCACGCGGAGTTGAAGCTGGAGGCCCCGGTGGGGGAATTGCTCTCGCGGGTGCTCGGGCACCCGACGGTGGCGGACAAGGGCTTCCTCATCACCATTGGGGACCGCTCGGTGTCGGGCCTGACGGCGAGGGATCAGATGGTGGGCCCGTGGCAGGTGCCGGTGGCGGACTGCGCGGTGACGCTGTCGGCGCACGCGGGCTACACGGGCGAGGCCATGTCCGTGGGCGAGCGCACGCCCGTGGCCCTCGTCGACGCGGCGGCCTCGGCCCGCATGGCGGTGGGCGAGGCGCTCACGAACATCGCCTCGGCGCGCATCGGGAAGCTCGGGGACGTGAAGCTCTCGGCGAACTGGATGGCCGCCGCGGGCAGCCCGGGCGAGGACGCCAACCTCTACGCCGCGGTGAAGGCCGTGGGCATGGAGCTGTGCCCGGCGCTGGGCCTCACCATCCCGGTGGGCAAGGACTCCATGTCCATGCGCACGGTGTGGCAGGAGCGGGGTGAGCGCAAGGCGGTGACGTCGCCCCTGTCGCTCATCATCTCGGCGTTCGCCCCGGTGCTCGACGTGCGCCGCTCGCTCACGCCCCAGTTGCGCGAGCCGGACGCGGACACGCGGCTGCTGTTCGTCGACCTGGCCGAAGGCCAGCAGCGGCTGGGGGGCTCGGTCCTGGCCCAGGTGTATTCGCAGGTGGGCCCCCGGTGTCCGGACGTGGAGCGCCCCGAGGTGCTTCGAGGCTTCTTCGCCGCGATGCAGGCGCTCAACGAGGCGGGCCTGGTGCTGGCCTACCATGACCGCTCCGACGGCGGGTTGATCACCTCCCTGGTGGAGATGGCCTTCGCGGGGCACTGTGGTGTCGAGGTGGACGTGGGTCCGCTGGGCCCGGACGCCATCGCGGCGCTGTTCAACGAGGAGCTGGGCGCGGTCCTCCAGCTGAGGGCCGGAGACCTGTCCCGGGTTCGGGAGGTGCTGGCGGCGCATGGGTTGGACGCGCACGCGCACGAGCTCGGGAGGCCCCGCCCGGCGCTGAAGGTGCGGGTGAACCAGGGGGGGCGGGTCCTGCTGGAGGAGGACGTGACGGCGCTGCGCGCGGGGTGGTCGCGCGTCAGCCTCGAGATGCAGAAGCTGCGCGACAATCCGCGCTGCGCCGAGGAGGAGTTCGCCGCGAAGTGCGATCCGGCGGATCCGGGCCTGTCGTCCCGGCTCACGTTCGACCCCGCCGAGGACGTGGCGGCGCCCTTCATCGCGAAGGGAGCCAGGCCCCGGGTGGCCATCCTGCGAGAGCAGGGGGTGAACAGCCAGTTGGAGATGGCGCGGGCCTTCCTGCGCGCGGGCTTCAGCGCGGTGGACGTGCACATGAGCGACATCCTCGCGGGGCGGGTGTCGTTGAAGGACTTCGAGGGTCTGGCGGCCTGTGGCGGCTTCTCCTACGGCGACGTGCTGGGCGCGGGAGGCGGTTGGGCGCGCTCCATCCTGTTCAACGCGCGGGCCCGGGACGAGTTCGCCGCGTTCTTCGCCCGGACGGGGACGTTCAGCCTGGGCATCTGCAATGGCTGCCAGATGATGGCGCAGCTGCGCGACCTCATCCCGGGGGCCGGGCACTTCCCGAGCTTCGTGCGCAACGCCTCCGAGCAATTCGAGGCCCGGCTGGTGCAGGTGGAGGTGGCGGAGAGCCCCTCGCTCTTCTTCCAGGGCATGGCGGGCAGCCGCATCCCCATCGTGTCGTCGCATGGCGAGGGCCGCGCGGAGTTCGTGAGCGCCGAGGCCCAGGCGAAGGTGGACGGACTGGTGCCGGTGCGCTTCGTGGACAACCACGGGCGGGTGACGGAGGCGTACCCGGCGAATCCGAACGGCTCGCCCGGGGGGCTCGCGGGCGTGACGTCCCGGGACGGGCGCGTGACGATCATGATGCCGCATCCGGAGCGGGTGAGCCGGAGCGTGCAGTACTCCTGGTGCCCGCCGGAGTGGGGGGAGGACAGCCCCTGGATGCGGCTGTTCCGCAACGCCCGCGCGACCCTGGGCTGA